Proteins encoded within one genomic window of Bradyrhizobium sp. CB1717:
- a CDS encoding peptide ABC transporter substrate-binding protein: MNENDIRGLIAEVKQGTLSRRSFIRTMAAVGIAAPVASQILVWNDVAMADATLAYKPTKAGGGGALKMLLWQAPTLLNPHFALGTKDQIASRIFFEPLAGWDKDGNLIPCLAAEVPTKANGGLAADGMSVIWKLKQGVRWHDGKPFTADDVVFTWQYAADLATAAYTTGSYKDIKVEKIDDHAVKVTFRAPTPFWADPFVGGQVGQILPKHHFGDYIGAKSREAPGNLKPVGTGPYKFVEFKPGDLIRAERNPDYHIKNQPYFDTIEVKGGGDAVSAARAVLQTGEYDFAWNMQVEEEVLKRMEAGGKGKLDITPSGNVEFIILNTTDPWTEVDGERSSVKTKHPTLSDPAVRRAINLLIDRDSIQKFIYGRGAIATASFVNAPTQFKSPKLKYEFDIDKANKILDEAGWTRGADGIREKDGKKLKYVFQTSTNAPRQKTQAIIKQACQKAGIEIEVKAVTASVFFSSDVGNPDTYSKFYADMEMYNTTQPQPDPERLLNQCVSWEIATKDNKWLGRNNSRYSDPEADKAYKAAQNELDPVKRAALLMKVDEIFCEAHVFLPLLSRHIVNAGVNSLMADISGWDTITWNLASWYRSS, from the coding sequence ATGAACGAAAACGACATCCGGGGTCTGATCGCGGAGGTGAAGCAAGGCACGCTGTCGCGACGCTCGTTCATCCGGACCATGGCTGCGGTCGGGATCGCAGCGCCGGTCGCGAGCCAGATCCTCGTCTGGAACGACGTGGCGATGGCGGATGCGACGCTCGCATACAAGCCGACCAAGGCCGGCGGCGGCGGCGCGCTCAAGATGCTGCTCTGGCAGGCGCCCACTTTGCTCAATCCGCATTTCGCGCTCGGCACCAAGGACCAGATCGCCTCGCGCATCTTCTTCGAGCCGCTCGCCGGCTGGGACAAGGACGGCAATCTCATCCCCTGCCTTGCCGCAGAGGTTCCGACCAAGGCGAACGGCGGCCTTGCGGCCGACGGCATGAGCGTGATCTGGAAGCTGAAGCAGGGCGTCAGATGGCATGACGGCAAGCCCTTCACCGCCGACGACGTCGTCTTCACCTGGCAATACGCCGCGGATCTCGCAACCGCGGCGTACACCACGGGCTCCTACAAGGACATCAAGGTCGAGAAGATCGACGACCACGCCGTCAAGGTGACCTTCAGGGCGCCGACGCCGTTTTGGGCCGACCCGTTCGTCGGCGGCCAGGTCGGCCAGATCCTGCCGAAGCATCATTTCGGCGATTATATCGGCGCAAAGTCACGCGAGGCTCCCGGCAATCTGAAGCCGGTCGGCACCGGCCCATACAAATTCGTCGAGTTCAAGCCGGGCGATTTGATCCGCGCCGAACGCAATCCCGACTATCACATCAAGAACCAACCGTATTTCGACACGATCGAGGTCAAGGGCGGCGGCGATGCGGTCTCTGCGGCGCGCGCCGTGCTGCAGACCGGCGAATACGATTTCGCCTGGAACATGCAGGTGGAGGAGGAGGTCCTCAAGCGCATGGAGGCGGGCGGCAAAGGAAAGCTCGACATCACGCCCTCCGGCAATGTCGAGTTCATCATCCTCAACACGACGGACCCCTGGACCGAGGTCGACGGCGAGCGTTCAAGCGTCAAGACCAAGCACCCGACGCTGTCCGATCCCGCCGTTCGCCGCGCGATCAATCTCCTGATCGACCGCGACTCGATCCAGAAGTTCATCTACGGACGCGGCGCCATCGCAACCGCGAGCTTCGTCAACGCGCCCACGCAGTTCAAGTCGCCCAAGCTGAAATACGAGTTCGACATCGACAAGGCCAACAAGATCCTCGACGAAGCCGGCTGGACCAGGGGCGCGGATGGCATCCGCGAGAAGGACGGCAAGAAGCTCAAATACGTGTTCCAGACCTCGACCAACGCCCCGCGGCAGAAGACGCAGGCCATCATCAAACAGGCCTGCCAGAAAGCCGGCATCGAGATCGAGGTCAAGGCGGTCACCGCATCGGTGTTCTTCTCCTCTGATGTCGGCAACCCCGATACCTATTCGAAATTCTACGCCGACATGGAGATGTACAACACGACGCAACCGCAGCCCGATCCGGAGCGCTTGTTGAACCAGTGCGTCTCCTGGGAGATCGCCACCAAGGATAACAAATGGCTCGGCCGCAACAATTCGCGCTATTCCGATCCCGAAGCCGACAAGGCCTACAAGGCCGCACAGAACGAGCTCGACCCGGTCAAGCGCGCCGCACTGCTGATGAAGGTCGACGAAATCTTCTGCGAGGCCCACGTGTTCCTGCCGCTGCTCTCGCGCCACATCGTCAACGCCGGCGTCAACAGCCTGATGGCCGACATCTCGGGCTGGGACACCATCACGTGGAACCTGGCGAGCTGGTATCGGAGTTCGTAG
- a CDS encoding TetR/AcrR family transcriptional regulator encodes MRTREKPAPEDAKRPPVRRRDRERTKREILEIAFAEFAENGLAGGNTDAIAARANVTKRLIFYYFQSKEELFTAVLEMAYAKMRIAEQDLHLEALEAEAAIRRLAEFTFDFDQANPEYVRLVTIENIHRGRHMRGSKKLKEMTRPIISQIAAVLDRGVRAGAIRPGIDPIELHMSLNALCFFSVANRHTFEAQFAADMSSQKAKAQRRLEIADLLWRYVRNDQGTPVSDGPTA; translated from the coding sequence ATGAGAACCAGGGAAAAGCCCGCCCCCGAAGATGCCAAGCGGCCGCCGGTCCGGCGGCGCGACCGGGAACGCACCAAGCGCGAGATCCTGGAGATCGCCTTCGCCGAGTTCGCCGAGAACGGCCTTGCGGGAGGCAATACCGACGCCATCGCCGCGCGCGCCAACGTCACCAAGCGGCTGATCTTCTATTACTTCCAATCCAAGGAAGAGCTGTTCACGGCCGTGCTCGAAATGGCCTATGCGAAGATGCGCATCGCCGAGCAGGACCTACACCTCGAAGCGCTCGAGGCTGAGGCTGCGATCCGCAGGCTGGCCGAGTTCACCTTCGATTTCGACCAGGCCAACCCGGAATATGTCCGGCTGGTCACGATCGAGAACATCCATCGCGGCCGGCACATGCGCGGCAGCAAGAAGCTCAAGGAGATGACGCGGCCGATCATCAGCCAGATCGCCGCGGTGCTGGACAGAGGCGTTCGCGCCGGCGCGATCAGGCCCGGCATCGATCCGATCGAGCTGCACATGTCGCTGAACGCACTCTGTTTCTTCTCGGTCGCCAACCGGCATACGTTCGAGGCGCAATTCGCCGCGGACATGTCGTCGCAGAAGGCGAAAGCACAGCGGCGGCTCGAGATTGCCGACCTGCTCTGGCGCTATGTGCGGAACGACCAGGGAACGCCAGTGAGCGACGGCCCGACGGCTTGA
- a CDS encoding sugar phosphate isomerase/epimerase, with protein sequence MIDLGLAHLTALDLAPLALVREAASAGFSFIGLRAIPATAGGPAYPTRVGTDAHRLLKRLLADEGVRLNEIEFVQLTPGVDIPALAGLFEAAADLGAVAVTASGDDDDSARLTAHFAELCDLAQQFGLRVDLEFMRWRAIGSLPQAEALVCEAGRANGSILVDALHLHRSGGKPDDLIPIPAHHLRAAQICDAVAQMPVGDAAIIAEAREGRLPPGEGALPLGELLDVLPADASLSVEMPLPALAVRPRLATAFNAARRLLDHRPRGTSRPGHRRQAGGSIQIRNA encoded by the coding sequence GTGATTGATCTCGGCCTTGCTCATCTGACGGCATTGGACCTGGCGCCTCTCGCGCTCGTGCGAGAGGCCGCGAGCGCCGGCTTCAGCTTCATCGGCCTGCGCGCGATCCCTGCGACCGCCGGCGGGCCTGCCTATCCGACGCGGGTGGGGACGGACGCGCACCGCTTGCTCAAACGACTGCTCGCTGACGAGGGGGTGCGACTGAACGAGATCGAGTTCGTGCAGCTCACGCCGGGCGTCGACATTCCGGCGCTCGCGGGCCTGTTCGAGGCCGCGGCCGATCTCGGCGCGGTGGCGGTGACGGCATCGGGCGACGACGATGATTCCGCCCGCCTGACCGCGCATTTCGCCGAGCTCTGCGACCTCGCGCAGCAATTCGGTCTGCGTGTCGATCTGGAGTTCATGCGCTGGCGCGCGATCGGCTCGCTGCCGCAGGCCGAAGCGCTCGTGTGCGAGGCCGGCAGGGCGAACGGCAGCATTCTCGTCGATGCGCTGCATCTCCATCGCTCCGGCGGCAAGCCGGACGATCTGATCCCGATCCCCGCGCACCATCTGCGTGCCGCGCAGATCTGCGACGCCGTCGCGCAAATGCCGGTGGGCGATGCGGCGATCATCGCCGAGGCGCGGGAAGGTCGGTTGCCGCCGGGCGAGGGCGCCTTGCCGCTCGGCGAGCTGCTGGACGTCCTTCCGGCGGACGCGAGTCTCAGCGTCGAGATGCCGTTGCCGGCCTTGGCCGTGCGCCCCCGGCTCGCCACGGCATTCAATGCCGCGAGGCGCCTGCTCGATCATCGGCCGCGAGGAACGTCGCGGCCGGGTCATCGCCGCCAGGCCGGCGGCTCAATCCAGATACGGAATGCCTGA
- a CDS encoding Gfo/Idh/MocA family oxidoreductase codes for MKNITIGVIGAGLIGRKHLAKLAERSDYDLVGIADVNADRAAADHPGTPVFADYRKLLDEAQPDAVIIASPNQLHAEQGIACARRGIHILIEKPVTDTRETAASLITEVRKAGIQSLVGHHRRHHQQVKTLRAVLGQRRIGDVVGVSAIWATHKPAAYFEVAPWRSQAGGGPILINLIHEIDFLRFTVGEIVAVEAVASNRQRGFAVEDTAAALIEFDSGALGTFFISDSAVSPWTSEQGLGEAPEFPFSGESSYRFLGRRGSIEFPALVQWSQAGDAQSWNEPIQAQRIHASSLDPYVAQLDHFRDVIRGKAQSLQPVEDGARSLIATLAVAEAASGGRRVELRDRYETLASPAKQGVS; via the coding sequence ATGAAGAACATCACCATCGGCGTCATCGGCGCGGGACTGATCGGGCGGAAGCATCTCGCCAAGCTGGCCGAACGATCCGACTACGACCTCGTCGGCATCGCGGACGTGAACGCCGATCGGGCCGCCGCCGATCATCCCGGGACTCCCGTCTTTGCCGACTACCGGAAACTGCTCGACGAGGCGCAGCCCGATGCCGTGATCATCGCCTCGCCCAACCAGCTTCATGCCGAACAGGGTATCGCTTGCGCCCGGCGCGGGATTCACATCCTGATCGAGAAGCCGGTCACCGATACGCGCGAGACTGCGGCAAGCCTGATCACCGAAGTGCGCAAGGCGGGCATCCAGTCGCTGGTCGGGCATCACCGCCGCCACCACCAGCAGGTCAAGACGCTCAGAGCGGTGCTCGGACAACGGCGGATCGGCGATGTCGTCGGGGTGTCGGCAATCTGGGCCACGCACAAGCCGGCTGCCTATTTCGAGGTGGCTCCATGGCGCTCGCAGGCCGGCGGCGGGCCGATCCTGATCAACCTCATCCACGAGATCGATTTCCTGCGCTTCACCGTCGGCGAGATCGTCGCGGTGGAGGCGGTTGCGTCGAACCGCCAGCGCGGCTTTGCGGTAGAGGATACCGCCGCGGCGCTGATCGAGTTCGACAGCGGCGCGCTCGGCACCTTCTTCATCAGCGACAGCGCCGTCTCGCCCTGGACGTCCGAGCAGGGGCTCGGCGAAGCTCCCGAATTTCCGTTCAGCGGCGAGAGCAGCTACCGCTTCCTCGGTCGCCGCGGATCGATCGAATTTCCCGCACTCGTGCAATGGTCGCAAGCCGGTGACGCACAGAGCTGGAACGAGCCGATCCAGGCGCAGCGTATTCACGCCTCTTCGCTCGATCCCTATGTCGCCCAGCTCGATCATTTTCGCGACGTCATCCGCGGCAAGGCGCAGTCACTGCAGCCGGTCGAGGACGGCGCACGAAGCCTGATCGCGACCCTGGCCGTCGCCGAAGCGGCCTCAGGCGGACGACGCGTCGAACTGCGCGACCGCTACGAAACGCTCGCAAGCCCGGCCAAGCAAGGGGTTTCCTGA